A stretch of DNA from Pirellulales bacterium:
CGTTGGCGCATTTGCGAAGCAGCACTTTGCCGCGGCGATCGATGATGACCGCGGCCTCACAAACGTCCTCCATAGCGGGCGGACGCTTCGGCATCGGGATCATATTTTGCAGCCCAGCGCGGCGGGTCGGGCACAGCGATTCGAGCGGGCATCGATCGCATTTCGGCTCGCGTGGCGTACAAATCAGGCTGCCGAGCTCCATCAGAGCCTGGTTGAATTGACCGCAATCGCGCGCGGGCAGCAAGGCTTCGGCCAATTGCCACAGCAACTGTTGCCCTGCACTTTTGGTTGGATCGCCACCATAGGCGAGCAACCGGCTTAGAAGTCGGACGGTGTTTGCTTCCAAGATCGGCTCGCGCCGATCGAACGCGATCGATAGAATCGCACCGGCCGTGTAGCGACCGATCCCTGGAAGTTGTCGCACCGCCACAGAATCTCGCGGAAATACGCCCTGATGCAGCTTGACGATCGTTTTCGCGGCGGCGTGAAGTAGCCGCGCTCGGCGATAATAGCCCAGCCCTTCCCATAGCCGCAGCACGCGGTCTTCCGGCGCGGCTGCCAGCGCGGCGATTGTGGGCAGCGCCGCCAAGAATCGAGAATAAAATCGTGCAACCGTCGCTACCTGAGTTTGTTGCAGCATGATCTCGCTGATCCAGATGGAATACGGATCGCGAGTTCCACGCCAAGGAAGTTCGCGCGCATGGCGACGGTACCAAGCGGCGAGCTTTCGGCGTACAGTGTGCAGCCAAGCTGCCGACCATGGTTTGTGCTTGGCGGGCGCTCGATTGATTGCGGACATGGACAGCTCGAGAATTGAACGAGTGACGCGAAAATCTCGTGGGCCAGCTGACTCGATCATGATCGCGATTTCATCGCCGTGCCGGCGGCGACGCCGACGGCCCGATATCACCGATGCAGCGACGGCTGCGCTCGGCCGCTTGCTTGCGTAAATTCTTACGGCGACTGCGGACTGCTACCGCGCTATTCTCAAGGGCGAATTTCGCCGGGTTCGACCTCATCCGTGCCCGCCTTCATCGCGCAAAAACGCCTCTTGCATCAGCGCCGCCTCGCGGCGATGGTGATCGTCGAGTTTGATCAGCAGTTCTTCCAAATCACGGCAAGCCGCATCAATAGCCTGCTTATCGGTGGCGGAAATCTGCTCCAGCTTGAGCAGCAGGCGATGGAGCGATTCGTCGAATCGATCGTGCTCCAACAGTAGCGCATTGGCTTTTTCGGCTAAGTTTGGCTTTTCATCAATGGCATTGGCCAAGTAGCCGTCTTGCTCCTTGAGGGCCATCAGCCGCTCCAAGTGCCGCTGGAACGATTCGGCGATGAACCGCAGGCTAGAGAGCTTGCGGGCGACTTCATCGCCCGAAGGGTGCCAGTCCATGACGGTTCGCAACGCGCTCGTGATGTGTTTGAGCGCTTCATGCTCGATCGTGGTTTGTTGAGGAGTTTTGGGTTCGGCCATGGTCGTTCTCCTGCTATTTCGCAGACTTGGTTTAGGCCCAAGCAAGACCGTTCAGCGTTTGCCTCGGCGGTACACTGGAATACATTCAAGCTGGCTATCGAGCGGGAATCGTTTGCAGGATGATGCAACAACTGAATCGTCGGCGATAGAAACCGCCTCCTGCAGACCATTTCCGGATGGCCTCTCACGGTACCATGCACCGCCTCGTCGCGGGCAGCATTTTGCCTTCCCGGGGCCTCGGCGGCTAGTAGGTTCTGTAAATCGAACGCGACTCGTACGGCAAATTCGTCAGTATGCGCGGCCCAATACTACTCGGATCGCGGCTGCTATGGAAAAATCCGATTATTAGCGTAGACAACGTGGTCGGTTGCAGGGTAAAATTTGGGGTTCCCACCGAGTGGGTCACCGCGGCTTGCGGGGAGCCTCGCGGCGAACCTTGGGTGGATCCTTACAACTAATTCTTGCACAGGAGGGATTGTGGTCAAACTTACGGTTCGAGATCGTGAATCAATCCAGGAGGCGGTTCGTCGCTTCCGGAAGCTCGTCGAACGCAGCGGCGTCAAGAAAGAAATGCGCCGCCGCGAGTATTATGAAAAGCCCAGCGAAATTCGCCGTCGCGCTCGCCTCCGCGCGGAACGACGCACTCGCCGCGTAAAGCCTTTGGGAATCGGAGCTTAGCGGTCGATAGACAAGTCACCTCCGAGACGAATCGTTCTTTTTTGTGCATGAGCTATTTGAGGGTAGGTCGCGGCAAATCTTCAGAAATTACTCCTCGCATCCTTCATTGCGTCTTTTGGATGAATCTGCGGTCTTCACGCCGGCTTGGCTTTGTCTTCGTGGTAGGTGCCTGAGCAATCCTGGCCGTTGCCGACGGTCGAATGCGACGATGATGTTGGCTTCGTGACGGCGCTGGCGTCGCCGCCCGCGCCGCGATCGGCCGCTGGATCGATCGTCGGCAACTGATCGCTGCTGGCAGCCACTTGAGCATCGGCCAGAATCTGCATGCCAGGCATTCGCTTTCGGCGAAGTTGATACCAGAAAAGTGCTCCGCCGCCGAGGACCGCCAAGGTAATTGCGATGAGCGTGAAAACGCCTTCGCCCTGATGGATGATCCGCACGATGGTCTGGCCATAGTAGTAGCTCAGGCCGAAAAACAGCGAGACAACGGCCGAGGCGCTTACTAAGTCGGCCAGCACGAACATCCGAAACGGCATTTTCAAAATTCCGGCCGTGATATAAATCGGGCCGCGGATGCCGACCAGAAACCGCGCGACGAATAATACCTTTGACCCGTGGCGCGACAGCAGCGCTTCGACCCGTTGTTCTCGCTCGGGCGTCAAGAAAGCTGCACCGAAGCGGTTCGCTTTAAGAATTCGGCGACCAAAATGGCGGCCGATGAAATACATTACGCAGTCTCCAAGTAGCGCGCCGCATAGCAGCGAGCCGAGCGTGAGCCAGGGATCGAGCTGGCCACTGGCCGCCAACGCCCCGCCGGCGATGATCGCCACTTCCTCGGGCATCGGCAGCCCGCAGCCGGTGAGAATCATATAGAGGATGATTCCCAAATAACCGTACAGCAGGCCATCAAACATTTGGGCGGCAATGGGCATGGAGATTGGCAGGCAGACAAGCCGTCGTCGGATTTCCTGGTAAGTTGAAGTGCCATTTTATCCTGATCGGTTCGCCGCGCCGCGTGCATTTTGTCGATTTCTTGGTGTTTTTATCGCCGAATTTACCATTCACCGGCCTGCTTCAACGTCCCGCTTTGCAAGCTACGCCGTCCTTCGGGCGCATCGAGCAACAGCGAGCCATCCGCAGCAATTCCCACGCAGCGTCCCGTAATGGATTGCGAGCCTTGGTAGACCGTCAGCACTTCGCCACGTTGGGAGCATAGCAAATCAAATCGTTCGCCAAGCGTTTCCAGCGGCTGGCCAAGTTGCACGCAGGCGGCTTCCAGGTTTTCCATCAGCGCCAACAGCAGTTCGGTATGGTCATGGATGCGTCCTGTGAGATCGCGCAGTGTGGCGATCGATGGCTGCAAGCTCGGCGGTGCATCGGCCACGGAATTATTCGTATTGATGCCCACGCCGACGATGTGTTGTCCTCCTGGCAAAACCTCAACGAGAATTCCAGCCAATTTTCGCTCGCCGACGTAGACATCGTTCGGCCAGTGCAGCCCCAGCGGATGACCATCGAGCCGCGAAGCGACCGAGTCGACAATCGCGACGCCCGCGGCTAGCGACAACCGCGGCACAGCTTTTCGCGGGAATCCAAAATGTTCAGGATCGATGACCAAACTAAACGCCAGGCTGCCGTCTCCCGTCCACCAACGATTGCTCCCGCGACCACGACCCGCGATTTGGCGATCGGCGACGATAAGTGCGGGGAGCTGAATGTCGCCGCTCTCGATTAACTGTCGCGCGCGCGTTTGGGTACTCTCGAGCGATGTGTGATGCTCGGCATGCGCGAGAAAGGATTTCGCCAAGATGCAGGCTGTATCAATCAAGGATGATGGTCCTCTATTGCGATTGGCGGTGCCGGCTGAGCGTTTACTTTAATCCGTGGCCGTGCCTTTCACCGCCGACGAGCGAGCAGGCACCAAATGGAAAATCCATCCCGAGGCATATACCAGCGCACGAGGCGGCTGCACGGGAGGGGCAATGTCGCAAGACGCTAGCTGCTGAGCAAATCCCAGACCTCGATTCCCAGATTGGTGTAAACGGCCAGCGACTTGCCATCGGACGACTAAGCGATATTTGTTGCTTTCTGCCGGCGGCCGCCACAGCCTTCCGCTTGCGAGAATGTCATCGCAATCACCGCCAGCGCGGTCACCATGAACAAGCCATGAATGGAGAATTGCATCATGAAACGTGCGCAGACGACTAGCGCGTTCAGGGTCCGCGCAGCTTAGACCGTTGAATCATAGACGGTATCAAGCATTGGCTTTAGCAGCGCCGTTTCCAATCCCCCGCAGTGAAGACTGATTCGTAATTCGCCATTGAGGCTATTTCTTTGCGCTATCGCACCCGAATGTAATACGGCAGCGCCAGCACTGCCGGCTCTGCAAACAACCGGCGGAGCGATTGGGCGGCTTTTAGCGGAACGGCGAGTTCCGGCAGGGCCGTGCCGAGATCGACCTTTACCGTTGCCTTCGTTGCCGCGCCGCTGCCGAAGAGTTCTTCGAACAGTGGCTTGGGCCGCGGCAAAATTAACCGTTCGACTTTTTCGTTGTCTGGGAGACCGGCCAGGCGCTTGGCGTCGGCAACGGCGTCTTCGAGCGTGCCGACCTCGTCCACCAGCTTTTGTTCCTTCGCCA
This window harbors:
- the mutY gene encoding A/G-specific adenine glycosylase — encoded protein: MSAINRAPAKHKPWSAAWLHTVRRKLAAWYRRHARELPWRGTRDPYSIWISEIMLQQTQVATVARFYSRFLAALPTIAALAAAPEDRVLRLWEGLGYYRRARLLHAAAKTIVKLHQGVFPRDSVAVRQLPGIGRYTAGAILSIAFDRREPILEANTVRLLSRLLAYGGDPTKSAGQQLLWQLAEALLPARDCGQFNQALMELGSLICTPREPKCDRCPLESLCPTRRAGLQNMIPMPKRPPAMEDVCEAAVIIDRRGKVLLRKCANGERWAGLWDFPRFRLNAANGVSVPRQVVDNVRCLTGIQVNRPKPFATLRHGVTRFRITLDCYTATWKGAEKISNSQGQQWASAAELEDYPLSTTGRQLAKLWRAKQPDKLVVQHSRQNCEP
- the rpsU gene encoding 30S ribosomal protein S21 produces the protein MVKLTVRDRESIQEAVRRFRKLVERSGVKKEMRRREYYEKPSEIRRRARLRAERRTRRVKPLGIGA
- a CDS encoding DedA family protein, which encodes MPIAAQMFDGLLYGYLGIILYMILTGCGLPMPEEVAIIAGGALAASGQLDPWLTLGSLLCGALLGDCVMYFIGRHFGRRILKANRFGAAFLTPEREQRVEALLSRHGSKVLFVARFLVGIRGPIYITAGILKMPFRMFVLADLVSASAVVSLFFGLSYYYGQTIVRIIHQGEGVFTLIAITLAVLGGGALFWYQLRRKRMPGMQILADAQVAASSDQLPTIDPAADRGAGGDASAVTKPTSSSHSTVGNGQDCSGTYHEDKAKPA
- a CDS encoding biotin--[acetyl-CoA-carboxylase] ligase, with translation MIDTACILAKSFLAHAEHHTSLESTQTRARQLIESGDIQLPALIVADRQIAGRGRGSNRWWTGDGSLAFSLVIDPEHFGFPRKAVPRLSLAAGVAIVDSVASRLDGHPLGLHWPNDVYVGERKLAGILVEVLPGGQHIVGVGINTNNSVADAPPSLQPSIATLRDLTGRIHDHTELLLALMENLEAACVQLGQPLETLGERFDLLCSQRGEVLTVYQGSQSITGRCVGIAADGSLLLDAPEGRRSLQSGTLKQAGEW